Proteins encoded in a region of the Paraburkholderia flava genome:
- a CDS encoding alpha/beta fold hydrolase: MSTVKAKDGTGIYYKDWGTGQPVVFSHGWPLDADAWDAQMLFLVQKGFRVIAHDRRGHGRSGQSSEGNDMDTYADDLAAVIDALDLKGATLVGHSTGGGEVAHYIGRHGTARVAKAVLISAVPPLMLKTAANPGGLPMDVFDGIRAGVVANRSQFYKDLALPFFGFNRPDAKVSQGTIDEFWRQGMLGSIKAQYECIKQFSEVDYTEDLKKFDVPTLILHGDDDQIVPIDDSARLSAKIVKNATLKVYAGASHGMCVVNADQVNADLLAFLTS; the protein is encoded by the coding sequence ATGAGCACGGTTAAAGCAAAAGACGGCACCGGGATCTACTACAAGGACTGGGGCACAGGACAGCCCGTGGTCTTCTCGCATGGCTGGCCGCTCGACGCGGATGCCTGGGATGCGCAGATGCTGTTCCTCGTGCAGAAGGGCTTCCGCGTGATCGCACACGATCGCCGCGGACATGGTCGCTCGGGGCAGTCGTCGGAAGGCAACGACATGGACACGTACGCGGACGATCTCGCCGCAGTCATCGATGCGCTCGATCTGAAGGGCGCGACACTCGTTGGACATTCGACGGGTGGTGGCGAAGTCGCGCACTACATTGGACGTCACGGAACGGCACGCGTCGCGAAGGCTGTGCTGATCAGCGCCGTGCCGCCGCTGATGCTGAAAACCGCAGCGAATCCCGGCGGTTTGCCGATGGACGTGTTCGACGGCATCCGCGCGGGCGTCGTCGCGAATCGCTCGCAGTTCTACAAGGATCTCGCGCTTCCGTTCTTCGGCTTCAACCGGCCGGACGCGAAGGTGTCGCAAGGGACGATCGACGAGTTCTGGCGGCAGGGCATGCTCGGATCGATCAAAGCCCAGTACGAGTGCATCAAGCAGTTCTCGGAGGTCGACTACACGGAAGATCTGAAGAAGTTCGACGTACCGACGCTGATCCTGCACGGCGACGACGACCAGATCGTACCGATCGACGATTCGGCGCGACTGTCGGCAAAGATCGTCAAGAATGCGACGCTGAAGGTCTATGCGGGTGCGTCGCACGGGATGTGCGTCGTGAATGCGGATCAGGTCAATGCTGATCTGCTGGCGTTTCTGACCAGCTGA
- a CDS encoding TetR/AcrR family transcriptional regulator, translating to MRRSPRAAAASPSSPDRGRPREFDLAEVTEAAGRVFWEQGYHATSIETLCQSTGLFRASLYSTFGDKRGLLVAAFDHYAEGAIARLKQKLEVPGPRREVLRQALMHYTEIAAKLSGRHGCFITNTAIELLPADETLRPHIETALRRIAAHLATAVARGQQAGEFDATLDEQAVSTYLLCVIQGLRVLGKANFRQQDLVDVVDMTMRVLV from the coding sequence ATGAGACGATCCCCACGCGCCGCCGCTGCTTCCCCGTCTTCGCCCGATCGCGGACGGCCTCGAGAATTCGACCTCGCCGAGGTAACGGAGGCGGCGGGCCGGGTCTTCTGGGAACAGGGCTATCACGCAACGTCGATCGAGACGTTGTGCCAGTCCACAGGCCTCTTTCGCGCCAGCCTCTACAGCACGTTCGGCGACAAACGCGGTTTGCTCGTTGCCGCATTCGATCACTACGCGGAAGGAGCAATCGCCCGCCTGAAACAAAAGCTCGAAGTGCCTGGGCCGCGTCGCGAAGTATTGCGACAGGCGTTGATGCACTACACCGAGATCGCCGCAAAGCTATCCGGGCGGCACGGATGCTTCATCACGAACACCGCCATCGAGTTGCTTCCTGCGGACGAAACGCTGCGCCCGCATATCGAAACGGCATTGCGCCGGATCGCGGCTCATCTCGCCACCGCAGTCGCGCGCGGCCAGCAGGCCGGCGAATTCGATGCGACGCTCGACGAGCAGGCCGTCAGCACTTATCTGCTATGCGTCATCCAGGGTCTGCGGGTGCTCGGCAAAGCGAATTTCCGTCAGCAGGATCTCGTCGATGTCGTCGACATGACGATGCGGGTGCTGGTCTAA
- a CDS encoding DMT family transporter, whose product MNKRIELPAVAAGVQASPVAAGVATPRSEYGRGVLFCVIATVLMGVMFPVMTNALTHIDPFTFTSLRYLIAGTAFLVLLSIKEGPGALRANGESMSLAWLLGSVGFCGFGSFVFLGQQLAGAEGALTASIMMATQPMMGLIVNSIVRRSKPPVFSLLFILMSFAGVSLVVTKGNIAAALNEPQHYSANLLIVVGALCWVIYTFGASHFKNWSALKYTTVTTWLGLTTIISLNVLLFALHVVPVPTPSALRAIVPHLLYMGPVAGFVAILFWNMGNRILTPLNGVLFMDVLPVTTFIVSSLTGVIPGKVQIVGACMTGAALIFNNIYLRRRALKVRAKN is encoded by the coding sequence ATGAATAAGCGGATCGAATTGCCCGCTGTCGCAGCCGGCGTGCAGGCATCGCCTGTTGCGGCGGGCGTTGCAACACCACGCAGCGAATACGGTCGAGGCGTATTGTTCTGCGTGATCGCGACGGTACTGATGGGCGTCATGTTTCCGGTGATGACGAATGCGCTGACGCACATCGATCCGTTCACGTTCACATCGCTGCGCTACCTGATTGCGGGCACTGCGTTTCTCGTGCTGCTGTCGATCAAGGAGGGGCCCGGCGCCTTGCGCGCGAACGGGGAATCGATGTCGCTTGCATGGTTGCTGGGGTCGGTCGGCTTCTGCGGGTTCGGTTCGTTTGTATTTCTCGGGCAGCAGCTTGCCGGCGCAGAAGGTGCGCTAACCGCCTCGATCATGATGGCCACACAGCCGATGATGGGCCTGATCGTCAACTCAATCGTCCGTCGCAGCAAGCCGCCTGTGTTCTCGCTGCTGTTCATCCTGATGTCGTTTGCAGGCGTGTCGCTGGTCGTCACGAAGGGGAACATCGCCGCCGCGCTGAACGAGCCGCAGCATTACTCGGCCAACCTGCTCATTGTTGTCGGGGCGTTATGCTGGGTGATCTACACGTTCGGCGCGTCGCATTTCAAAAACTGGTCTGCGCTCAAATACACGACGGTGACGACGTGGCTCGGGCTCACGACGATTATCAGCCTCAACGTGCTGCTGTTCGCGTTGCACGTCGTCCCGGTGCCGACGCCATCGGCGTTGCGCGCGATCGTGCCGCATCTGCTTTACATGGGACCGGTGGCGGGCTTCGTCGCAATCCTGTTCTGGAACATGGGCAACCGGATCCTGACGCCGCTCAACGGTGTGCTGTTCATGGACGTATTGCCTGTGACGACCTTCATCGTGTCGTCGCTCACAGGCGTCATTCCGGGGAAGGTTCAGATCGTCGGTGCATGCATGACCGGCGCGGCACTGATCTTCAACAATATCTATCTGCGGCGCCGCGCATTGAAGGTTCGGGCAAAAAACTGA
- a CDS encoding FAD-binding oxidoreductase, with translation MNDVASLLAALKTALGDDAVLTAAADLEGFTEDWRGRYKGPATCVALPSNTAQVAAVVRLCAEHGVPVLPQGGNTSLCGGAVPPNEGVPPVIVNLARMRRIRHIDEANGSMEVEAGCVLKTVQDAAAAVQRLYAVSLGAEGSCQIGGTLSTNAGGTGVLRYGNTRDNVLGLEVVLADGTVWNGLRALRKDNTGLDLKHLFIGTEGTLGIITAATLKLHPLPTHHALAWFAPRDPAAALQVFGLFQAAAGSRLNAFEMINRRQLELVIEHVHGRRNPFDTPYEWDVLVELADTQGGDEMTELLQRTLEQASEAGLVADAVVASNDTQRATLWEIRHSVSEANKKGGVGLTTDCAVPVSAVPAFIERATRAVHDIVDGLDILVVAHLGDGNAHFIPFFDFDAWHKLPDPAATAAALRRCVNDVAHELRGTFSAEHGVGQTGLSEMAHYKSDVELALMRSVKRALDPNDLFNPGRLLP, from the coding sequence ATGAACGACGTCGCATCCTTGCTGGCCGCACTGAAAACCGCGCTCGGAGACGATGCGGTGCTGACCGCCGCTGCCGATCTCGAAGGCTTCACCGAAGACTGGCGCGGCCGCTATAAGGGCCCCGCGACGTGCGTCGCGTTACCGTCGAATACGGCACAGGTGGCCGCAGTCGTACGCCTGTGCGCAGAACACGGCGTCCCCGTATTGCCGCAGGGCGGCAACACCAGCCTGTGCGGCGGCGCCGTGCCGCCCAATGAAGGCGTGCCGCCGGTGATCGTCAATCTCGCGCGGATGCGGCGCATCCGGCACATCGACGAAGCCAACGGTTCGATGGAAGTCGAAGCCGGCTGCGTGCTGAAAACGGTGCAGGACGCAGCCGCTGCCGTGCAACGCCTGTATGCGGTGAGCCTCGGCGCCGAAGGGTCGTGCCAGATCGGCGGCACGCTGTCGACGAACGCGGGCGGCACGGGTGTGCTGCGCTACGGCAATACGCGCGACAACGTGCTCGGTCTCGAAGTCGTGCTCGCCGACGGCACCGTCTGGAACGGTCTGCGTGCGCTGCGCAAGGACAACACCGGTCTCGATCTGAAACATCTTTTCATCGGCACGGAAGGCACGCTCGGCATCATCACCGCTGCGACGTTGAAGCTGCATCCGCTGCCGACGCATCACGCGCTCGCGTGGTTCGCGCCGCGCGACCCCGCCGCCGCGCTGCAGGTATTCGGCTTGTTCCAGGCAGCTGCCGGTTCACGATTGAACGCGTTCGAGATGATCAACCGGCGTCAGCTGGAACTCGTGATCGAACACGTCCACGGGCGGCGCAATCCGTTCGACACGCCGTACGAATGGGACGTGCTCGTTGAGCTCGCGGACACGCAAGGCGGCGACGAAATGACCGAGCTGTTACAACGAACTCTCGAGCAGGCTAGCGAAGCGGGCCTCGTCGCGGACGCGGTAGTCGCGAGCAACGACACGCAGCGCGCGACGCTCTGGGAGATTCGCCACAGCGTGTCGGAAGCGAACAAGAAAGGCGGCGTGGGTCTGACCACCGATTGCGCCGTGCCTGTGTCCGCCGTGCCCGCGTTCATCGAACGGGCGACGCGCGCCGTGCATGACATCGTCGACGGACTGGACATCCTCGTCGTCGCGCATCTCGGCGACGGCAACGCGCACTTCATTCCGTTCTTCGACTTCGACGCGTGGCACAAGCTGCCCGATCCCGCAGCGACGGCCGCCGCACTGCGCCGCTGCGTCAACGACGTCGCGCACGAACTGCGCGGCACGTTCAGCGCGGAACACGGCGTCGGGCAGACGGGCTTGAGCGAGATGGCGCACTACAAGTCCGACGTCGAACTTGCGCTGATGCGCAGCGTGAAGCGCGCGCTCGATCCTAACGACCTGTTCAATCCGGGCCGTCTGCTGCCCTGA
- a CDS encoding ABC transporter substrate-binding protein, with protein MKQPPACDQIQQPGRRTVIRTALAGAASVAFPFVWTPSRAANKRIVIRDDGGIYTKAYGAVFYKPFTEKTGIEVIGVQANAEPTAQIKSMVETGSYTWDMAKISQPAILLLTGGGKEYLEKHGLEADPVIAKIPKQYMSPFGVGTNVYTTVLAYRTDAFKGRKAPGSWADMWNVKDFPGRRGLRKYPFDTMEEALMADGVPTSQVYPCSFDRSFASLDKISKHVDVWWTTGAQVEQMLGSGEVDMISTWVSRAQSAIANGAPVAIVWNQNIWGCDNWSILKGTPNANACREFIKFASDPKRQASLVEYFPAGVTQPEAFSFIKPEIAKNCPTFEANIKTGLHIDAKYWQEQQSAALERFNRWVLT; from the coding sequence ATGAAACAGCCACCCGCATGCGATCAGATCCAACAGCCCGGCCGTCGCACGGTCATCAGGACTGCTCTTGCCGGCGCGGCCAGTGTCGCGTTTCCGTTCGTCTGGACGCCGTCGCGCGCGGCGAACAAGCGGATCGTCATCCGCGACGACGGCGGCATCTACACGAAGGCCTACGGTGCGGTGTTCTACAAGCCGTTCACCGAAAAGACCGGCATCGAGGTAATCGGCGTGCAGGCCAACGCGGAGCCGACCGCGCAGATCAAGAGCATGGTCGAGACCGGCAGCTACACGTGGGACATGGCGAAGATCAGCCAGCCCGCGATCCTGCTGCTCACCGGCGGCGGCAAGGAATACCTCGAGAAACACGGGCTCGAAGCCGATCCGGTCATCGCGAAGATTCCGAAGCAGTACATGTCGCCGTTCGGCGTGGGCACCAACGTCTACACGACCGTGCTCGCGTATCGCACCGACGCGTTCAAGGGCCGCAAGGCGCCCGGCTCGTGGGCCGACATGTGGAACGTGAAGGACTTTCCGGGTCGTCGCGGGTTGCGCAAGTATCCGTTCGATACGATGGAAGAAGCATTGATGGCCGACGGCGTACCGACCTCTCAGGTCTATCCGTGCAGCTTCGATCGCAGCTTCGCGAGTCTCGACAAGATCTCGAAGCACGTCGACGTGTGGTGGACGACGGGCGCGCAGGTCGAGCAGATGCTCGGTTCGGGCGAGGTCGACATGATCAGCACGTGGGTATCGCGTGCGCAGTCGGCGATCGCGAACGGCGCGCCGGTTGCGATCGTGTGGAACCAGAACATCTGGGGCTGCGACAACTGGTCGATCCTGAAGGGCACGCCGAATGCGAATGCGTGTCGCGAGTTCATCAAGTTCGCGTCCGATCCGAAGCGCCAGGCGTCGCTCGTCGAATACTTCCCGGCCGGCGTCACGCAACCCGAAGCGTTCAGCTTCATCAAGCCCGAGATCGCGAAGAACTGCCCGACGTTCGAAGCGAACATCAAGACGGGTCTGCATATCGACGCGAAGTACTGGCAGGAACAGCAAAGCGCCGCACTCGAACGCTTCAACCGCTGGGTGTTGACCTGA
- a CDS encoding ABC transporter ATP-binding protein, translating to MSASNLQITGLGKRYGDFVALAPTDLDVAKGEFLTLLGPSGSGKTTLLSLIAGLAQPDSGQIHIDGVDVTWGAPYERDIGMVFQNYALFPHMTVAQNIAFPLQMRKTDAKTARDKVMQALEMVHLPHVADRYPRELSGGQQQRIALARCMVYRPSIILMDEPLGALDKKLRDHMQLEIKRIHRDLGTTIVYVTHDQEEAMTMSDRICLMNAGSIAQLGTPADLYFRPKNVFVADFLGESNLLDATVTGRAGNQVQISVRGTPQGRAMVYDPAIADGKTVKLMLRPQNLKVHDGADESSMLSAKLTDIMVTGSMTRLYLQPREVDTAPLVAAFPTNRLGSDYEVGQTLGLSWLAADAVAIAG from the coding sequence ATGTCCGCCTCGAACCTTCAAATCACCGGCCTCGGCAAACGCTACGGCGATTTCGTCGCGCTCGCGCCGACCGATCTCGACGTCGCCAAAGGCGAATTCCTGACGCTGCTCGGACCAAGCGGCTCGGGCAAGACGACGCTGCTGAGTCTGATCGCCGGGCTCGCGCAACCCGACTCGGGGCAGATTCATATCGATGGTGTCGACGTGACGTGGGGCGCACCGTACGAGCGCGACATCGGCATGGTGTTCCAGAACTACGCGCTCTTTCCACACATGACGGTCGCGCAGAACATCGCGTTTCCGCTGCAGATGCGCAAGACCGATGCGAAGACCGCGCGCGACAAAGTGATGCAGGCGCTGGAGATGGTGCATCTTCCGCACGTCGCGGACCGCTATCCGCGCGAGCTGTCCGGCGGCCAGCAGCAGCGGATCGCGCTCGCGCGCTGCATGGTCTACCGGCCGTCGATCATCCTGATGGATGAACCGCTCGGCGCGCTCGACAAGAAGCTGCGCGATCACATGCAGCTCGAAATCAAGCGCATTCACCGTGACCTCGGCACGACGATCGTCTACGTCACGCACGATCAGGAAGAAGCGATGACGATGTCCGATCGCATCTGCCTGATGAACGCCGGATCGATCGCGCAGCTGGGTACGCCGGCCGATCTGTACTTCCGACCGAAGAACGTGTTCGTCGCGGATTTTCTGGGCGAGTCGAACCTGCTCGATGCGACCGTGACCGGCCGCGCCGGCAACCAGGTGCAGATCAGCGTACGCGGCACGCCGCAGGGCCGCGCGATGGTCTATGACCCGGCCATCGCCGACGGCAAGACGGTCAAGCTGATGCTGCGTCCGCAGAACCTGAAGGTGCATGACGGCGCCGACGAAAGCAGCATGCTGTCCGCGAAGCTCACCGACATCATGGTGACCGGCAGCATGACGCGACTCTATCTGCAGCCGCGCGAGGTCGATACCGCGCCGCTCGTCGCCGCATTCCCCACCAATCGGCTCGGCAGTGATTACGAGGTTGGGCAGACGCTCGGCCTGTCGTGGCTCGCCGCCGACGCCGTCGCGATCGCGGGCTGA
- a CDS encoding ABC transporter permease subunit, producing MTRSALTAQAPRATSSSAPRPPRWRTWLNPGAKGAPIVVLLLAMLVYPVGQLLLLSVHNGTGFTLIEYRRLFASSVYVDVLWITLKISLWTTFFSVLTGYPIAYLISSLTRERKNRLLFWVLLSFWTSFLVRTFAWVVLLGRNGVINKLLLALGIIDQPLSLLYHFSSVIVGMVHALMPLAVLTMLSVMENIDRRLPSAAATLGARPGTVFWKVYFPLSLPGVAAGALMVFVTAIGFFITPTLLGGRHQTMITQLIIDQVMQALNWGFAGAISVLLLAVVLIVFLVYDRMVGLSTMAGGTSTRKPGRAGQWNRKLGDAVLTLLGNVTDALISVFPRRRRSARTSGHNESLTLRIVVILLLVFLSAPAFLMIPLSFDAGSGLSWPPHGFSLQWYQQIVDSPLWMQAITRSMLVGIGTGILSMLIGTPAAFLLVRGGMGGKAAMLAFVLAPIVVPRMIIAVGVFYFFAKIGLVGSSLGLVLAHTTVAVPYVVITMMAVLRNYDTRLDQAAHSMGARPWATLRRVTFPILGAGLMSSFLFAFATSFDELTIALFTSGGISTTLPKQFWDEITMQISPVIAAVSTCLFAFIAVLIWVADRLRRRSLAS from the coding sequence ATGACCCGCTCCGCTCTTACCGCACAAGCACCACGCGCGACATCGTCGTCCGCACCGAGGCCCCCGCGCTGGCGCACGTGGCTGAACCCCGGCGCGAAAGGCGCGCCGATCGTCGTGCTGCTGCTCGCGATGCTCGTCTATCCGGTCGGCCAGTTGCTGCTGCTCAGCGTGCACAACGGCACTGGCTTCACGTTGATCGAATACCGGCGCCTCTTCGCATCATCGGTGTATGTCGACGTGCTGTGGATCACGCTGAAGATCTCGCTGTGGACGACCTTCTTCTCCGTGCTGACCGGCTACCCGATCGCCTACCTGATCTCGTCGCTCACGCGCGAGCGCAAGAACCGGCTGCTGTTCTGGGTGTTGCTGTCGTTCTGGACGAGCTTTCTTGTGCGCACGTTCGCGTGGGTCGTGCTGCTCGGCCGCAACGGCGTGATCAACAAGCTGCTGCTCGCGCTCGGCATCATCGATCAGCCGTTGAGCCTGCTGTATCACTTCTCAAGCGTGATCGTCGGGATGGTGCATGCGCTGATGCCGCTCGCGGTACTGACGATGCTGTCGGTGATGGAGAACATCGACCGACGTCTGCCTAGCGCAGCGGCAACCCTCGGTGCGCGTCCCGGCACGGTGTTCTGGAAGGTCTACTTCCCGCTGTCGCTGCCCGGCGTCGCAGCCGGTGCGCTGATGGTGTTCGTCACGGCGATCGGCTTCTTCATCACGCCGACGCTGCTCGGCGGACGCCATCAAACGATGATCACCCAGCTGATCATCGATCAGGTGATGCAGGCGTTGAACTGGGGCTTCGCCGGCGCGATCTCGGTGCTGCTGCTGGCGGTGGTGCTGATCGTGTTTCTCGTCTACGACCGGATGGTGGGTCTGTCGACGATGGCCGGCGGCACAAGCACGCGCAAACCGGGACGCGCGGGCCAGTGGAACCGCAAGCTCGGCGACGCGGTGCTGACGTTGCTCGGCAACGTGACGGACGCTTTGATCAGCGTGTTCCCACGCCGACGCCGATCCGCACGCACTTCTGGACACAACGAAAGCCTGACACTACGCATCGTCGTGATCCTGCTGCTCGTGTTCCTCAGTGCGCCCGCGTTCCTGATGATCCCGCTGTCGTTCGATGCCGGCTCAGGCCTTTCCTGGCCGCCGCATGGTTTCTCGCTGCAGTGGTATCAGCAGATCGTCGATTCGCCGTTGTGGATGCAGGCGATCACGCGCTCGATGCTGGTCGGCATCGGCACCGGCATCCTGTCGATGCTGATCGGCACGCCCGCCGCGTTTCTGCTGGTGCGTGGCGGCATGGGCGGCAAGGCAGCAATGCTTGCGTTCGTGCTCGCACCGATCGTCGTACCGCGGATGATCATCGCGGTCGGCGTGTTCTATTTCTTCGCGAAGATCGGGCTAGTCGGTTCGTCTCTGGGACTGGTACTCGCACACACCACCGTGGCGGTGCCGTACGTCGTCATCACGATGATGGCCGTGCTGCGCAACTACGACACGCGGCTCGATCAGGCGGCGCACAGCATGGGCGCGCGGCCGTGGGCGACGCTGCGCCGCGTGACGTTCCCGATTCTCGGCGCCGGTCTGATGTCGTCGTTCCTGTTCGCGTTCGCCACCTCGTTCGACGAACTGACCATCGCGCTCTTCACGTCGGGCGGCATAAGCACGACGTTGCCCAAGCAGTTCTGGGACGAAATCACGATGCAGATTTCGCCGGTCATCGCCGCCGTGTCGACCTGCCTGTTCGCGTTCATCGCCGTGCTGATCTGGGTGGCCGATCGCCTGCGGCGTCGCAGCCTCGCTTCCTGA
- the dapA gene encoding 4-hydroxy-tetrahydrodipicolinate synthase, producing MLSAQHLSGVLPAIPTPVHADDTIDVDATRTLMRYLLKQGIDGVVPLGGTGEYGALARAERIRMAELVVDEVAGAVPVIPGVLDPGYHDALQAGKEFAAAGADGLLVLTPYYTNPTQQGIRDYFMRYADESPLPILIYEIPYRTRIAIAPEVLHELSKHERIIGMKACNTDMWHFLRTVAGVSESFSILSGEDTLFPLHVAAGARGGIVVTATMLPTAWRTIHRFASEGRTQDALALHRSLIPLINLAFAETNPGPMKSVMDLIGVHAPAMLAPLVQPATDLSAKLRVEVERQLDRFEWPQ from the coding sequence ATGCTTTCAGCCCAACACCTGAGCGGCGTCCTGCCGGCGATTCCCACTCCCGTCCATGCCGACGACACGATCGACGTCGACGCCACACGCACGCTGATGCGCTATCTGCTGAAACAGGGCATCGACGGCGTCGTGCCGCTCGGCGGCACCGGCGAGTACGGTGCGCTCGCGCGCGCGGAGCGCATCCGGATGGCGGAACTCGTCGTCGATGAAGTGGCGGGCGCGGTGCCCGTGATTCCGGGCGTGCTCGATCCGGGGTATCACGATGCGCTGCAGGCCGGCAAGGAATTCGCGGCGGCAGGCGCCGACGGTCTGCTGGTGCTGACGCCGTACTACACGAATCCGACGCAGCAAGGCATCCGCGATTACTTCATGCGTTACGCCGACGAATCGCCGCTGCCGATCCTGATCTACGAGATCCCGTATCGCACGCGCATCGCGATCGCGCCCGAGGTGCTGCACGAACTGTCGAAGCACGAACGGATCATCGGCATGAAGGCGTGCAACACGGACATGTGGCATTTTCTGCGGACGGTCGCCGGCGTCAGCGAGTCGTTCTCGATACTGAGCGGCGAAGACACGCTGTTTCCGCTGCACGTCGCGGCCGGCGCGCGCGGCGGCATCGTCGTCACGGCGACGATGCTGCCGACCGCATGGCGGACGATCCACCGGTTCGCGAGCGAAGGCCGCACCCAGGACGCGCTCGCGCTGCATCGCTCGCTGATCCCGTTGATCAACCTCGCGTTCGCGGAGACCAATCCGGGTCCGATGAAGTCCGTGATGGACCTGATCGGCGTTCACGCGCCTGCGATGCTCGCGCCGCTGGTGCAGCCCGCGACCGATCTGTCGGCGAAGCTGCGCGTCGAAGTCGAGCGGCAACTCGATCGCTTCGAGTGGCCGCAGTGA
- a CDS encoding IclR family transcriptional regulator, with translation MPERSQRAPRATHAPRKTKAASEPTPAPRSSLFVGSTEKAFQVLHAFDGPSRHMTLVDIARASGLDRSATQRLVHTLEVLGYLYRVPDTRNYGLTTKLLQFSYNYVRANELIDKASPYLLDISRRLGETTNLLELDGADIVFVARFPGQHLVNIDIVVGARLPAMFTAAGIAILSRLSDDRVRDVLAQTRLDPLTHYTETNPDKLLERVRKVARRGYAVIENETVLGDISVAAPVTDHGGMGVAAINISVPTSRWSRERVEAELAQHVQVAATSISKSRLSGYPR, from the coding sequence ATGCCAGAACGTTCTCAACGTGCCCCACGTGCTACCCACGCGCCCCGCAAAACCAAAGCGGCCAGCGAGCCGACACCCGCGCCCCGTTCTTCGCTCTTCGTCGGCTCGACCGAAAAAGCCTTCCAGGTGCTGCACGCATTCGACGGTCCGAGCCGCCACATGACGCTCGTCGACATTGCACGCGCATCCGGCCTCGACCGCAGCGCGACGCAGCGTCTCGTGCACACGCTCGAAGTGCTCGGCTATCTGTACCGCGTGCCCGACACGCGCAACTACGGTCTCACCACCAAGCTGCTGCAGTTCTCGTACAACTACGTCCGCGCGAACGAACTGATCGACAAGGCGTCGCCGTACCTGCTCGACATCAGTCGACGGCTCGGCGAGACGACCAATCTGCTCGAACTCGACGGCGCCGACATCGTGTTCGTCGCGCGCTTTCCGGGCCAGCATCTGGTGAACATCGACATCGTGGTCGGCGCGCGTCTGCCCGCGATGTTCACGGCGGCGGGCATCGCGATCCTGTCGCGCCTGTCCGACGACCGCGTGCGCGACGTACTCGCGCAAACGCGCCTCGATCCGCTCACGCACTACACCGAAACCAATCCCGACAAGCTGCTCGAACGCGTGCGCAAGGTCGCGCGACGCGGCTACGCGGTGATCGAAAACGAAACCGTGCTCGGCGATATTTCCGTTGCGGCGCCGGTGACGGACCACGGCGGCATGGGCGTCGCCGCGATCAACATCTCGGTGCCGACGTCGCGCTGGTCGCGCGAACGCGTCGAAGCGGAACTCGCGCAGCACGTGCAGGTGGCCGCGACGTCGATTTCGAAATCGCGGCTGTCGGGTTATCCGCGCTGA